A genomic segment from Amyelois transitella isolate CPQ chromosome 15, ilAmyTran1.1, whole genome shotgun sequence encodes:
- the LOC106138369 gene encoding uncharacterized monothiol glutaredoxin ycf64-like, translated as MNNVLRKNIFPLYTNVLKLSCRYLADAPVKEKIDKIVKNNKVVVFMKGVPDAPRCGFSNAVVQIMRMHAVPYESHDVLADESIRQGIKDYSNWPTIPQVFINGEFVGGCDIMLQMHQSGELVEELKKVGIKSALLTAEEAKVEKK; from the exons ATGAATAACGTActacgcaaaaatatttttcctttatataCAAATGTTTTGAAATTGTCATGTCGTTATTTGGCTGATGCTCCAGTAAAGgagaaaattgataaaatagttaaaaataacaaagtcGTAGTATTTATGAAAGGTGTTCCAGATGCACCAAGATGCGGCTTTAGCAATGCTGTGGTTCAAATAATGAGAATGCATGCTGTACCATATGAAAGCCATGATGTACTGGCAGACGAAAGTATTCGGCAAg gaaTTAAAGACTACTCAAATTGGCCCACAATACCTCAAGTTTTCATTAATGGAGAGTTTGTTGGAGGATGTGACATTATGCTGCAGATGCACCAATCCGGTGAACTAGTGGAGGAATTGAAGAAAGTTGGCATCAAAAGTGCTTTACTTACTGCAGAGGAAGCTAAGGTTGAGAAAAAGTAG
- the LOC106138364 gene encoding probable 4-coumarate--CoA ligase 1 — protein MSHLKVIRGNVARQLLNFAPKKSARKTKINRVLPQITQPCFTGRHFATQTAPDVDPKCLNSPWGEIQVGNETLTDFLFEDFEEWADKPAVTCGVSDRGYDYGMLRMMIERCANALLGPMRMNPGERIGLILPNIPEFAALIYGAMKAGLVVTFANPLYTADEVQRQFADCNVKAIATIEMFMPVAQKVGASLPDYKGTIWVGGEDDSTQGIFGLRSLLMGDHKADLPTVNSDDVCLIPYSSGTTGMPKGVMLTHKNLVSNIKQVQVPKIMKYNGEKGKCDVVLTVPPFFHIYGFNGILNNNMRLGYHVVSMPRFTSEDYLKCLVKYQPCTLFVVPSLLAFLATHPLVKKEHLQSVTTIMVGAAPTTDSMLEKFLLKVDKTKEQIRLLQGYGMTESSPVTLMTPYIYPFSKVGSVGQLISSTQGRVVSLTNGEMLGPHKSGELLLKGPQIMKGYWKNEAATKETIDSEGWLHTGDVAFYDEDHYFYIVDRTKELIKVKGNQVSPTEIESVIMELPEVADVAVVGMPDALAGEVPKAFVVLKPNHKLTEKQVYDLVAQKLTKYKHLEGGVAFIDDIPRNAAGKIMRNELKVFGKSKK, from the exons ATGTCACATTTGAAAGTTATACGCGGGAATGTTGCGCGGCAACTCTTGAATTTCGCGCCTAAAAAAAGTGCgaggaaaacaaaaataaacagagtGCTCCCACAGATAACACAGCCATGCTTTACGGGTAGACACTTTGCAACTCAAACGGCACCAGATGTGGACCCGAAATGCTTGAATTCCCCATGGGGAGAAATTCAAGTTGGGAACGAAACTTTGACAGATTTCCTCTTTGAAGATTTCGAAGAATGGGCTGACAAACCGGCAGTg ACATGTGGCGTATCAGATCGCGGTTACGATTATGGCATGCTGCGCATGATGATAGAAAGATGTGCGAATGCGCTATTAGGGCCCATGCGGATGAACCCTGGCGAACGAATCGGCCTCATTCTGCCGAACATTCCAGAATTCGCGGCCCTTATCTACGGCGCTATGAAGGCTGGCTTAGTCGTCACATTCGCCAATCCTTTGTATACAGCTG ATGAGGTGCAACGACAGTTCGCGGACTGCAATGTGAAGGCGATCGCCACTATAGAGATGTTCATGCCGGTGGCCCAGAAAGTGGGAGCATCGCTGCCAGACTACAAGGGAACCATTTGGGTTGGCGGCGAAGACGACAGCACTCAAG GTATCTTCGGTCTCCGGTCTCTGCTGATGGGTGACCACAAGGCTGACCTTCCGACCGTGAACAGCGATGACGTCTGCCTGATTCCCTACTCCAGTGGCACCACGGGTATGCCCAAGGGAGTCATGTTGACGCACAAGAACCTAGTTTCCAACATCAAGCAGGTGCAAGTGCCGAAGATCATGAAATATAACGGGGAGAAAG GAAAATGTGATGTGGTGTTGACTGTACCGcctttctttcatatttacgGATTCAACGgaattctaaataataatatgaggCTGGGATACCACGTCGTCTCTATGCCTAg GTTCACATCGGAAGACTACCTGAAATGCCTAGTGAAATACCAGCCATGCACATTATTCGTGGTGCCCTCTCTCCTGGCATTCCTCGCCACCCACCCGCTGGTGAAGAAGGAACATCTGCAATCAGTCACCACGATCATGGTAGGGGCCGCCCCTACTACTGACAGCATGTTAGAAAAGTTCCTGCTGAAAGTTGACAAGACTAAAGAACAGATTCGGCTATTGCaag GCTACGGCATGACCGAGAGTTCGCCCGTGACTTTAATGACGCCTTACATCTACCCCTTTAGCAAAGTGGGGTCAGTGGGACAACTTATCAGCAGCACGCAAGGAAGAGTGGTGTCTCTTACCAACGGAGAGATGCTGGGGCCTCATAAATCTGGGGAACTGTTGTTGAAAGGACCTCAG ATAATGAAAGGCTACTGGAAAAACGAGGCGGCAACCAAGGAGACCATAGACAGCGAAGGTTGGCTGCATACTGGTGACGTTGCGTTCTATGACGAAGACCACTACTTCTACATCGTTGACAGAACGAAGGAGCTCATCAAAGTCAAGGGAAACCAG GTGTCTCCTACAGAGATAGAAAGCGTGATTATGGAGTTGCCCGAAGTGGCCGATGTAGCTGTGGTCGGTATGCCGGACGCTCTCGCCGGAGAAGTGCCCAAAGCATTCGTTGTGCTCAAACCCAATCACAAACTGACTGAGAAACAAGTGTACGACCTCGTTGCTCAAAAACTGACCAAGTACAAGCACCTAGAGGGAGGAGTCGCCTTCATAGACGACATCCCGAGAAACGCAGCCGGAAAGATCATGAGAAACGAACTGAAAGTGTTCGGCAAatctaagaaataa
- the LOC106138366 gene encoding ATP-binding cassette sub-family B member 10, mitochondrial, with protein MLQRFIHIQLNSKISLGSVNLFCRLSSQSASCNHCGFRLYSSHKVPALRNYYERSLDKRSSIFCMKTRYYTSQVDAQKKNNHFEALKEKQTVVPANKINVKLKGSELKRLFSLAEPEKWTLTSAIGFLIVSSSVTMAVPFSLGKVLDIIYDSSNDLGAAREKLDALCLILCGVFLLGGVCNFARVYLMSISGQRMTQSLRKQVYGAIMRQEPAWFGRTSTGELINRLSADTQLVGRNLSQNVSDGLRSMLMVSAGTGMMIYMSPSLAMIGLCVVPPVSMLAVFYGRFVRGITRQMQDTLAETSELAEEKISNIKTVKAFSKEKTECNLYAQRIENLLKLAYKESMAVGSFYGLTGLSGNIIIILVLYYGGGMVATEQLTVGNLTSFLLYAAYVGISIGGLSSFYTELNKGIGAATRLWQIIDRVPTIPVEGGRRPLLRPTGEIVFDNISYSYQGAPLIKDFNLHLRPGRSLALVGRSGCGKSTIAALILRLYDPVKGRILLDGADIRELDPTWLRSHIGYVSQEPVLFSGTIKENILYGALEDEYGNPIEKDSNEKEPAWLRAARTAHLHELVIANKQGWDRQVGAGGGQLSGGQKQRVAIARAIVKNPKILILDEATSALDAYSEFLVDKALKEISRDRTVLTIAHRLSTIQSADEVAVLENGSIIENGTYAELMAKQDGFFRELITHQTFASKARDKQHT; from the exons atgttGCAGAGGTTTATTcatattcaattaaattctaaaatatCTCTTGGTAGTGTAAATTTATTCTGTAGATTATCGTCACAAAGTGCATCTTGTAATCACTGTGGGTTCAGGTTATATTCTAGTCACAAGGTTCCAGCTTTACGAAATTATTACGAAAGATCTTTAGATAAAAGAAgtagtattttttgtatgaaaacacGTTACTATACGAGTCAAGTCGATGCTCAGAAGAAAAATAACCACTTCGAGgctttaaaagaaaaacagacaGTTGTCCCGGCAAACAAAATCAACGTGAAATTAAAGGGTTCCGAACTGAAGCGATTATTTAGTCTGGCAGAACCCGAAAAATGGACCCTCACca GTGCCATTGGATTCCTCATTGTGTCATCCAGTGTCACGATGGCAGTCCCTTTTTCCCTGGGTAAGGTATTGGATATAATCTATGACTCTTCAAATGACCTCGGAGCAGCAAGAGAGAAATTGGATGCGCTCTGCCTGATATTATGCGGTGTATTTCTGTTGGGTGGTGTGTGTAATTTTGCAAGAGTGTACCTTATGTCTATATCTG GTCAAAGAATGACACAGTCTCTTCGAAAGCAGGTTTATGGGGCCATAATGAGGCAGGAGCCCGCTTGGTTTGGAAGAACTTCCACCGGAGAACTGATTAACAGATTATCAGCGGACACCCAGCTTGTGGGTAGAAATCTCAGTCAAAATGTCAGTGATGGACTGAGGTCAATGTTGATGGTGTCTGCAGGCACTGGGATGATG ATATACATGTCCCCATCATTGGCCATGATTGGACTGTGTGTGGTGCCGCCTGTGTCAATGCTTGCTGTTTTTTATGGTCGGTTTGTGCGTGGTATCACTCGGCAGATGCAGGACACACTGGCTGAAACAAGTGAG CTAgctgaagaaaaaatatcgaaCATAAAGACTGTTAAAGCATTTAGTAAGGAGAAAACAGAATGTAATTTATATGCACAGAGAATAGAAAACCTGCTCAAATTAGCATACAAAGAGTCAATGGCGGTTGGAAGCTTCTATGGATTG accGGACTCTCTggaaacattataataattctaGTGTTGTACTATGGGGGTGGTATGGTGGCTACTGAACAGTTGACTGTTGGCAATTTGACCTCATTTCTCTTGTATGCTGCGTATGTTGGTATAAGCATTGGAGGTCTAAGCAGTTTCTATACAGAGTTAAATAAAGGTATCGGGGCAGCGACCAGATTGTGGCAGATCATAGATAGAGTACCTACGATACCAGTTGAAG GTGGCCGCCGACCATTACTAAGGCCTACAGGTGAAATAGTCTTCGATAATATATCTTATTCATATCAAGGGGCACCTCTTATCAAAGACTTCAACTTACATCTAAGGCCCGGCAGGTCTTTAGCCCTTGTCGGTCGTTCAGGGTGCGGTAAAAGCACAATAGCAGCCCTAATATTAAGGTTATATGACCCAGTTAAAGGCAGGATACTTTTAGACGGAGCGGATATAAGAGAATTGGACCCAACTTGGTTGAGGAGCCACATCGGTTACGTTAGTCAG GAACCTGTGTTATTTAGCGGGacaataaaggaaaatattcTGTATGGTGCTCTTGAAGATGAATATGGAAatccaatagaaaaagacagTAATGAAAAG gAGCCAGCCTGGTTACGAGCGGCGCGAACAGCCCACCTTCACGAGCTGGTGATCGCCAACAAGCAGGGCTGGGACCGGCAGGTGGGCGCCGGAGGGGGCCAGCTGAGCGGTGGCCAGAAACAGCGCGTTGCGATTGCAAGGGCTATAGTAAAG AACccgaaaatattaatacttgACGAAGCTACCTCAGCTTTAGACGCGTATTCAGAATTCCTAGTAGATAAAGCTTTGAAGGAAATCAGTCGAGATCGCACCGTGTTAACGATCGCACATAGATTGAGCACAATACAATCTGCTGACGAAGTGGCGGTTTTAGAAAATGGATCCATAATAGAGAACGGAACATATGCAGAACTTATGGCAAAACAAGACGGATTCTTCAGGGAACTCATCACGCACCAAACGTTTGCTTCCAAAGCGAGAGACAAACAGCACACGTAA
- the LOC106138365 gene encoding serine/threonine-protein phosphatase 4 regulatory subunit 2, giving the protein MKMENSEEIFLFLEEFSKRKPKTIPQELNEYLAYVARTGDPVYQWPLVKSLFKEKLLNVITDFYETTPGIDIPPYPNVDPFNYDTMKNSLLERLDSFTSAPFTVQRICELLTYPRKQYNRVDKFMRAIEKNILVVSTREPGSQRHIEAENGEAMEPIVNGSDNNSEYNVDVEMEDMAWKENTEQQKQHDPEPQPGSSDSHITVHDIEERLMAKETPMDGQEKVNTQYESVTPPELSSSQDTATEELKDTSSVTEDNPCVPTIESSSINETADIQKTSEKPKADIEMKAEEGLSPPAGLVIPEIQINNVEMTEQELNEQTESIDIKVADEKEKPVEGEMNSESKSNENLVPSNIDESSSDSNKEETEPKLISEVSTSSEESSSSSDITDGNSNSPKTEDTPLEIQEESNQSDAPAESSDNDTAVITPATEENDETPSKATIQSDNYSISDVNSELPQPPEEIKVIEKSDEPPETPTEIKETNEEEPVKDSIEQKAENAETDNLTSS; this is encoded by the coding sequence ATGAAGATGGAGAACTCTGAAGAGATTTTCCTGTTCCTAGAGGAGTTTTCAAAACGTAAGCCTAAAACCATTCCTCAAGAACTCAACGAATACTTGGCGTATGTAGCTCGTACCGGAGACCCCGTCTATCAGTGGCCGCTTGTTAAAAGTTTATTCAAAGAAAAACTCTTGAACGTAATCACTGATTTCTACGAAACAACGCCAGGTATAGATATCCCTCCATATCCAAATGTAGATCCTTTTAATTACGATACAATGAAAAACAGTCTTCTGGAACGCCTAGATTCATTCACCTCGGCACCATTTACGGTTCAAAGAATTTGTGAACTTCTCACTTACCCTCGCAAGCAATACAATAGAGTTGACAAGTTTATGAGAGCTATCGAGAAAAATATTCTAGTAGTAAGTACAAGGGAACCAGGATCACAACGCCACATAGAGGCAGAAAATGGTGAGGCTATGGAACCTATTGTAAATGGATCAGACAATAATTCTGAATACAATGTGGATGTTGAGATGGAAGATATGGCGTGGAAAGAGAATACGGAACAACAGAAGCAACATGACCCAGAACCACAACCTGGCTCATCTGATTCTCATATAACAGTACATGATATTGAAGAGAGACTGATGGCTAAAGAAACTCCTATGGATGGGCAAGAGAAAGTTAATACTCAATATGAGTCTGTTACACCACCAGAACTTAGTTCAAGCCAGGACACAGCAACTGAGGAATTGAAAGATACTTCCAGTGTTACAGAAGATAATCCATGTGTACCAACAATTGAAAGTTCCTCAATAAATGAAACTGCTGATATTCAGAAAACCAGCGAGAAACCAAAAGCTGATATAGAAATGAAAGCAGAGGAAGGATTATCACCACCAGCTGGACTGGTCATACCTGAAATTCAAATCAATAATGTTGAGATGACTGAACAAGAACTAAATGAGCAGACAGAAAGCATTGACATTAAAGTTGCTGATGAGAAGGAAAAGCCAGTTGAAGGTGAAATGAATTCTGAAAGTAAGTCAAATGAAAATTTGGTACCCTCTAACATTGATGAAAGTAGTTCAGACTCAAATAAAGAAGAAACAGAGCCAAAATTGATATCTGAAGTGTCAACATCTAGTGAAGAGAGTTCTTCTTCTAGTGACATAACTGATGGTAACAGCAATTCTCCTAAGACTGAAGATACTCCTTTAGAGATCCAAGAAGAGTCTAATCAATCTGATGCTCCTGCAGAAAGTAGTGATAATGATACTGCAGTGATCACACCGGCCACAGAAGAAAATGATGAAACACCTTCTAAAGCAACAATTCAGTCTGATAATTATTCTATATCTGATGTGAATTCAGAATTACCACAGCCTCCTGAAGAAATTAAAGTTATAGAGAAAAGTGATGAACCTCCTGAAACTCCCACAGAGATTAAGGAAACTAATGAGGAGGAGCCTGTTAAAGATTCTATAGAGCAAAAGGCTGAAAACGCTGAGACAGATAATTTGACTTCATCGTAA